Proteins encoded within one genomic window of Aerococcus viridans:
- the thrS gene encoding threonine--tRNA ligase — MIDLVFPDGAKKSFEAGVTGRDVAASISNSLAKRALAAKIDGELVDLNAPINEGGAIEIVDPKHEDALGILRHSTAHLMAQAMKRLYPGIKFGVGPAIETGYYYDTDQEKQITEEDLPVIEAEMAKIVKENYPIERREVTRAEANEIFADDEYKLEIIADLPEDETLTVYSQGEFTDLCRGIHVPSTGYIKEFKLLSVAGAYWRGNSDNKMMQRVYGTAFFEKRDLKEFIKQREEAKERDHRKLGKELDIFMVNPEVGSGLPFWLPKGATIRRIIERYIIDKEVSLGYEHVYTPIMADVELYKTSGHWDHYHEDMFPPMDMGDGEQLVLRPMNCPHHMMVYKNDIHSYREFPVRIAELGMMHRYEKSGALSGLQRVREMTLNDAHIFVRPDQIKEEFTRVIELIKQVYDDFNITDYRFRLSYRDPNNTDKYFDDDEMWEKAQAMLKEAMDDLGLEYFEAIGEAAFYGPKLDVQMKTALGNEETMSTVQLDFLLPERFDLTYVGQDGQDTHRPVVIHRGVVSTMERFVAYLIEEYKGAFPTWLAPVQAKLIPVNDEAHGEHVEEIRRRMKAAGMRVEVDNRNEKMGYKIREAQTQKIPYQLVFGDNEIAENTVTVRRYGSKETLSMPFDEFLAQLEQDIKEYK; from the coding sequence ATGATTGACTTAGTATTCCCAGATGGGGCTAAAAAATCATTTGAAGCAGGCGTTACTGGTCGTGACGTTGCTGCATCAATTAGTAACTCATTAGCAAAACGCGCATTAGCGGCTAAAATTGACGGTGAATTGGTGGACTTAAATGCCCCAATTAATGAAGGTGGCGCGATTGAAATCGTTGACCCTAAACATGAAGATGCATTAGGTATCTTACGTCACTCAACTGCTCATTTGATGGCACAAGCGATGAAACGTTTGTATCCAGGCATTAAATTTGGTGTCGGTCCAGCCATTGAAACAGGTTATTATTATGATACGGACCAAGAAAAACAAATTACTGAAGAAGATCTACCAGTAATTGAAGCTGAAATGGCTAAAATTGTAAAAGAGAATTATCCAATTGAACGTCGTGAAGTGACACGTGCTGAAGCAAATGAAATCTTTGCGGATGATGAATATAAATTGGAAATCATCGCAGATTTACCAGAAGATGAAACGTTAACAGTATACTCACAAGGTGAATTCACTGACCTTTGTCGTGGAATCCATGTACCATCAACTGGTTACATTAAAGAATTCAAACTATTATCTGTTGCCGGTGCATACTGGAGAGGTAACTCAGATAACAAAATGATGCAACGTGTTTACGGTACAGCATTCTTCGAGAAACGTGACTTGAAAGAATTCATCAAACAACGTGAGGAAGCTAAAGAACGTGACCACCGTAAATTAGGAAAAGAATTAGATATCTTCATGGTAAATCCTGAAGTTGGTTCTGGTTTACCATTCTGGTTACCAAAAGGTGCTACAATCCGTCGTATTATTGAACGTTATATCATAGACAAAGAAGTTTCTTTAGGTTACGAGCATGTGTATACACCAATTATGGCAGATGTTGAATTATATAAAACTTCTGGTCACTGGGACCACTACCATGAAGATATGTTCCCACCAATGGATATGGGTGACGGTGAACAATTAGTTTTACGTCCAATGAACTGCCCACATCACATGATGGTTTATAAAAATGATATTCACTCATATCGTGAATTCCCAGTTCGAATTGCGGAATTAGGTATGATGCACCGTTACGAAAAATCTGGCGCCTTATCTGGTTTACAACGTGTACGTGAAATGACTTTAAATGACGCACATATCTTTGTACGTCCAGACCAAATTAAAGAAGAATTCACACGTGTAATTGAATTAATCAAACAAGTTTATGATGACTTTAATATTACAGACTACCGTTTCCGTTTATCTTACCGTGATCCAAACAATACTGATAAATACTTTGATGATGACGAGATGTGGGAAAAAGCACAAGCAATGCTTAAAGAAGCAATGGATGACTTAGGTTTAGAATATTTTGAAGCCATTGGTGAAGCAGCGTTCTACGGTCCTAAATTAGACGTTCAAATGAAAACTGCTTTAGGTAATGAAGAAACAATGTCTACTGTTCAATTAGACTTCTTATTACCAGAACGTTTTGACCTAACTTATGTTGGTCAAGATGGCCAAGATACTCATCGTCCAGTGGTTATCCACCGTGGTGTCGTTTCAACAATGGAACGTTTCGTTGCTTACTTAATTGAAGAATATAAAGGGGCATTCCCAACTTGGTTAGCACCAGTTCAAGCTAAATTAATTCCAGTAAACGATGAAGCACACGGCGAACATGTTGAAGAAATTCGTCGTCGAATGAAGGCTGCTGGTATGCGTGTTGAAGTGGATAATCGTAACGAAAAAATGGGTTACAAGATCCGTGAAGCACAAACACAAAAAATCCCATACCAATTGGTATTTGGTGACAACGAAATCGCTGAAAACACAGTAACAGTACGGCGCTATGGTTCAAAAGAAACACTATCAATGCCGTTTGATGAATTCTTAGCGCAATTAGAACAAGACATCAAAGAATATAAATAA
- a CDS encoding haloacid dehalogenase-like hydrolase yields MPLNINQQKWDPFVIQRLNTVIRESASEASVSKQDTAYAVFDFDNTTIMHDIEDHLMMYMIDHLAYKMTPDEFYDVLTTGPMNFNQPIFPNSQNMATYTDLADDIIAQYQVLYTDYIALDESERLPLEQIKELTQFTEFAAKLRLFYQLAGSEFQRTPGKNSPIYWFKGYTVEEFKALSVAVFQDALAKPIALRRLFSSPHIKSKVGKVEASFEQGIRIPDEIIHLWQVLKDNNITIYVITASPIDLVRSVVTEAPFNLDKSQVFGQCYDVDENDIMDSRLEEGTFITKGLGKVEVIKNFMVAEHGKQPALVFGDSMGDYPMMTQLPFVKLAVLFNRYSGDQTQQLIVKGINIYRQDNAKLVIQGRDENKGTLRPSMATIPLGHLEPVLQAGELYL; encoded by the coding sequence ATGCCTTTAAATATCAACCAACAAAAATGGGACCCCTTTGTTATTCAACGTTTGAATACAGTGATTCGTGAATCAGCTTCAGAAGCAAGTGTCAGTAAGCAAGATACTGCATACGCTGTATTTGATTTTGACAACACTACAATCATGCACGATATTGAAGACCATCTGATGATGTACATGATTGATCACTTGGCCTACAAAATGACACCCGATGAATTCTATGACGTCTTAACTACTGGCCCGATGAATTTCAACCAACCTATTTTCCCAAATTCACAAAATATGGCAACTTACACTGATTTGGCGGACGATATCATCGCACAGTACCAAGTCTTATATACCGACTATATTGCCTTAGATGAGAGCGAACGATTGCCACTAGAACAAATAAAGGAATTAACCCAATTCACCGAATTTGCGGCGAAATTGCGTTTGTTCTACCAACTAGCAGGTAGTGAATTCCAAAGAACACCTGGCAAAAATTCACCGATTTACTGGTTTAAAGGCTATACTGTTGAAGAATTCAAAGCCTTATCTGTAGCTGTATTCCAAGATGCCTTGGCTAAACCAATCGCCTTACGCCGACTATTTTCTAGCCCACATATTAAGAGCAAGGTCGGAAAAGTAGAAGCCTCTTTCGAACAAGGGATTCGTATCCCAGATGAAATTATTCACTTATGGCAAGTGCTTAAAGACAACAACATCACCATTTATGTCATTACCGCTAGTCCAATTGACTTGGTGCGTTCAGTGGTCACTGAAGCACCATTCAACTTAGACAAAAGCCAAGTTTTCGGTCAGTGCTATGATGTGGATGAAAATGACATTATGGATTCCCGTCTGGAAGAAGGTACTTTTATCACTAAGGGCTTAGGAAAAGTAGAAGTAATTAAAAATTTTATGGTAGCCGAACACGGCAAGCAACCAGCTTTGGTATTTGGAGACTCTATGGGTGACTACCCAATGATGACCCAATTACCTTTCGTTAAGCTAGCGGTATTGTTCAACCGTTATTCTGGCGACCAAACCCAACAATTAATCGTTAAAGGGATCAACATTTACCGTCAAGACAACGCCAAATTGGTAATCCAAGGACGCGATGAAAATAAAGGAACCTTACGCCCAAGTATGGCAACCATTCCATTAGGTCACTTAGAGCCCGTATTACAAGCCGGGGAATTATATTTATAG
- a CDS encoding DNA-3-methyladenine glycosylase I — MVTRCQFANTPDMIAYHDKEWGQGKTTDQEVFEALCLESMQAGLSWAIILKKRSALRAAFADFDMEALAKFNETDVDRLMLDEGIIRHRQKIQAMINNAKCALAIEEDTHFPSFRDFIYQTAQQLVVEFDGNEDEINKALMRLLKKHGFKFVGTTTIESFLETIGVYNHHEPQCDFR, encoded by the coding sequence ATGGTTACACGCTGTCAATTTGCCAATACCCCAGACATGATCGCTTATCATGACAAAGAATGGGGGCAAGGTAAAACCACTGACCAAGAAGTATTTGAGGCCCTGTGTTTGGAATCTATGCAGGCCGGTTTATCCTGGGCGATTATCCTGAAAAAGCGGTCTGCGCTAAGAGCAGCTTTTGCTGATTTTGACATGGAGGCCTTGGCCAAGTTTAATGAAACTGATGTTGACCGGCTTATGCTTGATGAAGGGATCATTCGTCACCGCCAAAAAATCCAAGCTATGATAAATAACGCCAAGTGTGCGCTAGCAATCGAGGAGGATACTCATTTTCCAAGTTTTAGAGACTTCATCTACCAAACAGCACAACAATTGGTGGTCGAATTTGACGGAAATGAGGACGAAATCAATAAAGCTTTGATGAGATTATTGAAGAAACACGGGTTTAAATTTGTCGGGACAACTACAATTGAATCATTTCTGGAGACGATTGGTGTCTATAACCACCACGAACCACAGTGCGACTTCAGATAA
- a CDS encoding MetQ/NlpA family ABC transporter substrate-binding protein, giving the protein MKHFVKLGLLSLSATVLAACSSDSSEEITIRVATSPGPYSELFLDQVAPKLEEEGYTVEEIEFTDVRSVDVALQEGSVDLNVDQHSLYLANFNEEAGAELTAVTPVPTVPAGLFPGTKDDLVAVSSGDRVGIPDDPSNYTRALLVLEKAGWIKLNEDANLESLTVDDISENTAGIEIVPMQSATIPRTLEDLAYAIIPGSIAYDAGVDFSTMLLAEDVREDLLLQAVVSNPETVEEEWVQAVVDIYNSDEFQSQIEEINHNSDETYWIIPD; this is encoded by the coding sequence ATGAAGCATTTTGTGAAGTTGGGGTTGTTGAGTTTATCGGCAACAGTATTGGCAGCTTGTTCTAGTGATAGTAGTGAGGAAATAACGATTCGGGTCGCGACGTCACCCGGTCCTTATAGTGAGTTATTTTTAGACCAAGTGGCGCCAAAGCTAGAAGAAGAGGGTTATACAGTTGAAGAAATTGAGTTTACGGATGTGCGGTCAGTGGATGTTGCCTTACAAGAAGGGTCAGTAGACTTAAATGTTGACCAGCATTCCTTGTATTTAGCTAACTTCAATGAAGAAGCGGGTGCAGAACTGACGGCTGTGACACCGGTACCGACTGTGCCAGCAGGTCTGTTCCCAGGTACAAAGGATGATTTGGTTGCTGTCTCAAGCGGTGACCGCGTGGGTATCCCGGATGATCCGTCAAATTATACAAGAGCTTTACTCGTTTTAGAAAAAGCGGGTTGGATCAAATTAAATGAGGATGCCAACCTTGAGAGTTTAACGGTTGATGATATCTCAGAAAATACGGCGGGCATTGAAATTGTACCAATGCAATCAGCGACCATCCCAAGAACCTTGGAAGATTTAGCCTACGCCATTATTCCTGGTTCAATCGCTTATGACGCGGGCGTTGACTTCTCAACTATGTTATTAGCAGAGGATGTGCGTGAGGACTTGCTACTGCAAGCTGTGGTTTCCAATCCTGAAACGGTGGAAGAAGAGTGGGTGCAAGCAGTCGTAGATATTTACAATTCGGATGAGTTCCAATCACAAATTGAAGAAATCAATCATAATTCTGATGAAACTTACTGGATCATTCCAGATTAA
- the infC gene encoding translation initiation factor IF-3, translating to MTIAKDMFVNENIRARELRVIDSEGEQLGVLSKDEALDKAEQVELDLVLVSPNAKPPVARIMDYGKYRYEQQRKEREQRQNQKQVSLKEVRLSPTIEQNDFDTKLRQARKFLEKGDKVKASIRFRGRAITHKEIGREVLERFAEELKDVAEVEQRPKMEGRSMFLQMAPTADK from the coding sequence ATTACTATCGCAAAAGATATGTTCGTAAATGAAAATATCCGTGCACGTGAACTTCGTGTAATTGATTCTGAAGGTGAACAATTAGGTGTGTTAAGTAAAGACGAGGCTTTAGATAAAGCTGAACAAGTTGAACTTGACTTAGTACTAGTATCACCAAACGCAAAACCACCAGTTGCCCGTATTATGGATTACGGTAAATACCGTTATGAGCAACAACGGAAAGAGCGTGAACAACGTCAAAATCAAAAACAAGTCAGTCTGAAGGAAGTACGTTTATCTCCTACGATTGAACAAAATGATTTCGACACAAAATTGCGTCAAGCTCGCAAGTTCCTTGAAAAAGGTGACAAAGTGAAAGCTTCAATTCGTTTCCGTGGACGTGCTATTACGCACAAAGAAATCGGTCGCGAAGTGCTAGAACGCTTTGCAGAAGAGCTTAAAGATGTTGCAGAAGTTGAACAAAGACCAAAAATGGAAGGACGTTCAATGTTCCTTCAAATGGCACCAACTGCTGACAAATAA
- the rpmI gene encoding 50S ribosomal protein L35 gives MPKQKTHRASVKRFKKTASGKLKRSHSERSHRFHGKTKKQRRQHKQATTVHSTDIKRISQMMDTYK, from the coding sequence ATGCCAAAACAAAAAACTCACCGCGCTTCAGTTAAACGTTTCAAAAAGACTGCTTCAGGTAAACTAAAACGTAGTCATTCAGAACGTTCTCACCGTTTCCACGGTAAAACTAAAAAACAACGTCGTCAACATAAACAAGCGACTACAGTTCATTCAACAGATATTAAACGTATCTCACAAATGATGGACACTTACAAATAA
- the rplT gene encoding 50S ribosomal protein L20, which produces MARVKGGTVTRRRRKKYLKLSKGYFGAKSKLYKTAKQAVMKSYTYAYRDRRQKKRDFRRLWITRINAAARMNGMSYSTLINGLKVANIDMNRKMLAELAVNDADAFAAICEQAKAALNK; this is translated from the coding sequence ATGGCTCGAGTTAAAGGTGGAACAGTAACACGTCGTCGTCGTAAAAAATATCTTAAGTTATCAAAAGGTTACTTCGGTGCGAAGTCTAAATTATATAAAACAGCTAAACAAGCTGTAATGAAATCTTACACTTACGCATACCGTGACCGTCGTCAAAAGAAACGTGACTTCCGTCGTCTATGGATTACACGTATTAATGCAGCTGCTCGTATGAATGGAATGAGCTACAGCACATTAATCAATGGCTTAAAAGTTGCTAACATCGACATGAACCGTAAAATGTTAGCTGAATTAGCAGTTAACGATGCTGATGCATTTGCAGCTATCTGCGAACAAGCGAAAGCAGCTTTAAACAAATAA
- a CDS encoding methionine ABC transporter ATP-binding protein → MSIIDLKDVAVKFDTPNGTVDAVKDVNISIDEGEIFGVIGYSGAGKSTLVRTINRLQPVTSGQVIVNDKEINALSEAELRASRKKIGMIFQHFNLMNARTVEGNVLFPLKDSKLSKEEKKQKVHELLELVGLADRKDAYPSQLSGGQKQRVAIARALANDPDVLLCDEATSALDPKTTSSILELLKELNERLNLTIVIITHEMHVIKEICNRVAVMEHGVVVEQDTIFNIFRNPQQKLTKDFIESASPIEKGIQEVLSKPELLNIHPADRVIRVTFSGASTGDPLISKLTEQFQVKANILFGNIEILQNIPVGTLLLSLSGEDAKVQEAIDFIIYEGITLEEYKIEGDHYIQEEVDA, encoded by the coding sequence ATGTCAATTATCGACTTAAAAGACGTCGCGGTAAAATTTGATACACCAAATGGTACCGTTGATGCAGTAAAAGATGTCAATATTTCAATCGATGAGGGCGAAATATTTGGCGTGATTGGTTACTCTGGTGCGGGTAAATCCACACTGGTTCGTACCATCAACCGCTTGCAACCAGTAACTTCTGGGCAAGTAATTGTAAATGATAAAGAAATCAATGCCTTATCAGAAGCAGAACTACGTGCTTCTCGTAAGAAAATTGGGATGATCTTCCAACACTTTAATTTAATGAATGCGAGAACGGTTGAGGGCAATGTCCTTTTCCCATTGAAGGATTCTAAATTATCTAAGGAAGAGAAAAAACAGAAAGTACATGAGTTGTTAGAATTAGTTGGATTAGCTGACCGTAAAGATGCTTACCCAAGCCAACTATCTGGCGGACAGAAACAACGTGTAGCGATTGCGAGAGCCTTGGCTAACGACCCAGATGTTTTATTATGTGACGAGGCGACTTCTGCCTTAGACCCTAAAACAACATCTTCAATCCTTGAACTGTTGAAAGAGTTGAATGAACGCTTAAACTTAACAATCGTCATCATTACTCATGAAATGCACGTTATCAAAGAAATTTGTAACCGTGTGGCGGTAATGGAACATGGTGTGGTTGTTGAACAAGATACGATTTTCAATATCTTCAGAAACCCACAACAAAAATTGACCAAAGACTTTATCGAGTCTGCGTCACCAATAGAAAAGGGTATTCAAGAAGTTTTAAGCAAACCAGAATTATTGAATATTCACCCAGCTGACCGCGTAATCCGCGTGACTTTCTCAGGTGCTTCAACTGGGGACCCATTAATTTCTAAATTAACAGAGCAATTCCAAGTGAAAGCCAATATCTTATTCGGTAATATTGAAATTTTACAAAATATTCCAGTGGGCACCTTGCTACTAAGCCTAAGTGGTGAAGATGCAAAAGTACAAGAAGCCATTGACTTTATTATTTACGAAGGTATCACTTTAGAAGAATACAAAATCGAAGGCGACCACTATATTCAAGAGGAGGTTGATGCATAA
- a CDS encoding methionine ABC transporter permease, translated as MMNFIESILPNAASIPDEFLEATIETLYMTLWTAGLGFALGLGLGVWLVLTQPKGLKANAAVYGVLDKFVNIFRSIPFVIMIALLVNITRLIAGTSIGTTAAIVPLVVATVPFYARQIQNALVEVNPGVIEAAQAMGLSTGDIVFRVYLKEALPGIIRVSALSIINVIGLTAMAGTIGGGGLGNLAITRGYNRFQTDVTIISTIIILIIVFISQAIADRLVKKVEH; from the coding sequence ATAATGAATTTTATCGAAAGTATCTTACCAAATGCAGCAAGCATTCCTGATGAATTTCTAGAAGCAACAATTGAAACACTTTATATGACACTTTGGACTGCAGGACTTGGGTTTGCTCTTGGTCTTGGACTAGGTGTTTGGTTAGTCTTAACCCAACCTAAAGGGTTAAAAGCTAACGCAGCCGTTTACGGTGTCTTAGACAAGTTTGTGAATATTTTCCGGTCTATTCCATTCGTTATTATGATTGCTTTACTTGTGAATATCACAAGATTAATTGCTGGTACTTCAATTGGTACAACTGCAGCAATCGTGCCATTAGTCGTAGCAACTGTGCCATTCTATGCCCGTCAGATTCAAAATGCCTTGGTTGAGGTAAACCCCGGTGTTATCGAAGCGGCACAAGCAATGGGTTTGTCTACTGGAGATATTGTCTTCAGAGTTTACTTAAAAGAAGCCTTACCAGGTATTATCCGTGTATCTGCATTGTCCATTATCAATGTAATCGGATTAACAGCTATGGCCGGAACTATCGGTGGTGGTGGTCTTGGTAACTTGGCTATCACACGTGGTTATAACCGATTCCAAACAGATGTAACGATTATTTCTACAATCATTATCCTAATTATTGTCTTTATTTCTCAAGCTATCGCTGATCGCTTGGTGAAAAAAGTAGAGCACTAA
- a CDS encoding MetQ/NlpA family ABC transporter substrate-binding protein, which produces MNNKFKLSATIFASIIALAACGTTGNESESAASESATEEQAEYTVGVVGDTERLVWEDVAERLVDEGITLNVETFTDYVTPNTALVDGSLDLNAFQHLAYLAEFVASNNADLQPVGYTYISPMGAYSESLESIDDLADGGTVVIPNDVTNAGRALLLLELAGVIEVDDAAGITPSVEDITANPKNIEITEVDAAQVPRSLADADLVVANTNYAVDAGLVPEEDAIFLDADDLGSLGAQYKNAVVVKTEDAENEDIQTIVEAYQSDETAAKIDEVTSGADQPAWTDNDDIAGDFEEVVNQSQPAE; this is translated from the coding sequence ATGAATAACAAATTTAAATTATCTGCAACAATCTTTGCTTCAATTATTGCTTTAGCTGCTTGTGGTACAACTGGTAATGAAAGTGAATCAGCTGCATCTGAATCTGCAACTGAAGAACAAGCTGAATACACTGTTGGTGTCGTTGGTGATACTGAACGTTTAGTGTGGGAAGACGTTGCTGAACGTTTAGTAGACGAAGGCATTACTTTAAATGTTGAAACCTTTACTGACTATGTAACACCAAACACTGCTTTAGTAGATGGTTCCTTAGATTTAAATGCCTTCCAACATTTAGCTTACCTAGCTGAATTTGTGGCATCAAACAATGCTGACTTACAGCCAGTTGGTTATACTTATATCTCTCCAATGGGTGCTTACTCAGAATCATTAGAAAGCATCGATGACTTAGCTGATGGTGGTACAGTTGTTATCCCTAACGACGTGACTAACGCTGGTCGTGCTTTATTACTATTAGAATTAGCAGGCGTAATTGAAGTTGACGATGCTGCTGGTATTACCCCAAGCGTTGAAGACATCACTGCTAACCCTAAAAACATTGAAATTACTGAAGTTGATGCCGCTCAAGTACCTCGTTCGCTTGCTGATGCTGATTTAGTAGTTGCTAACACAAACTACGCAGTCGATGCTGGTTTAGTACCTGAAGAAGATGCGATTTTCTTAGATGCTGATGACTTGGGTTCATTAGGTGCACAATACAAAAATGCTGTTGTTGTGAAAACTGAAGATGCCGAAAACGAAGACATCCAAACAATTGTAGAAGCTTACCAATCTGACGAAACTGCGGCTAAAATTGACGAAGTAACATCAGGTGCTGACCAACCAGCTTGGACAGACAACGATGACATCGCTGGTGACTTTGAAGAAGTTGTAAACCAAAGCCAACCAGCTGAATAA
- a CDS encoding MetQ/NlpA family ABC transporter substrate-binding protein, with protein MNKKVKVSATLLASVFALAACGNGGATESDSAASSEAVNTEETSEYTIGVVGSAAHDVWDDVASRLEDEGIQLNIEEFSEYTTPNNALADGSLDLNAFQHLAFLADYVNANNADLQPIGYTFISPMGAYSDVVENIDDLADGASVVIPNDVTNGGRALQLLALAGLVELDDAAGISPTVSDITANDKNLNITEVDAAQVPRSLADADLVVSNTNYAVDAGLNPSVDAIFVDTDNLDDVGAQYKNAIVIRAEDAENEDFQKIVEAYQSEETATVMDEVTLGADKPAWSDNDDVAGEFAKVLEQTN; from the coding sequence ATGAATAAGAAAGTAAAAGTTTCAGCTACTTTATTGGCTTCAGTGTTTGCTTTAGCCGCTTGTGGTAATGGTGGGGCTACTGAATCAGATTCTGCAGCCTCAAGTGAAGCAGTCAACACAGAAGAAACTTCTGAATATACGATTGGTGTTGTGGGCTCCGCAGCTCATGATGTTTGGGATGACGTAGCAAGTCGTTTAGAAGATGAAGGTATTCAACTGAATATTGAAGAATTTTCTGAATATACTACCCCAAACAATGCGCTTGCAGATGGGTCACTAGATTTAAATGCTTTCCAGCATTTAGCTTTCTTAGCTGACTATGTAAATGCAAACAATGCTGACTTACAACCGATTGGCTATACATTCATTTCACCAATGGGGGCCTACTCAGATGTTGTTGAAAATATTGACGATTTAGCAGATGGTGCTTCAGTTGTCATTCCAAATGATGTGACAAATGGTGGTCGTGCCCTACAATTATTAGCCTTAGCTGGTCTAGTTGAATTAGATGACGCTGCGGGCATATCACCAACAGTAAGTGATATTACTGCTAACGATAAAAACTTAAACATTACTGAAGTGGATGCAGCTCAGGTTCCGCGATCTCTTGCGGACGCTGACTTGGTGGTTTCAAATACCAACTATGCAGTGGATGCTGGATTGAATCCTTCTGTTGATGCCATTTTTGTGGATACTGACAACTTAGATGATGTTGGTGCGCAATACAAAAATGCGATTGTTATCAGAGCTGAAGATGCAGAAAATGAAGACTTCCAAAAAATCGTGGAAGCATATCAATCTGAAGAAACGGCCACAGTAATGGATGAAGTAACGTTAGGCGCTGACAAACCGGCATGGTCAGATAATGACGATGTTGCAGGTGAATTCGCTAAGGTGTTAGAACAAACTAACTAA
- a CDS encoding ISL3 family transposase: MSQNDNIRLLLNIKDTNITFNEENWIQERNIKGINVKVFTGTLTYKPKACPKCGCVNDHSIVKDGFMTSRITWLRQSNTPTYLELKKQRFWCHECDERFIAHTSEVARNCHIAKQVKQSVLVEAADTISNKDLARRHCISDNTSRRIINRFMDDYFRRNRTKLAKHMCFDEIKSTKQADNQMSFIFSNEETHEVLGILPTRQLYKLREYFRQFSLKERSAVETIVVDMNAPYMTLVREMFPNAKVIIDRFHIIQLISRSLNKTRVQVMNTFNINRNNGEDKKEYRKLKSFWKLILKDFNEVDFINYRKQRLFKGKMVCDMDILDHLLSLDEDLTENYWVYQALLEASKENNIEMFHETITAERHQNISKYMQTSLNTLLKNIAFIANTFHYKTRSNASLEGKNNRIKVIKRVSYGYRNFFNFRNRVMISFILKPGKPASLN; this comes from the coding sequence ATGTCTCAGAACGATAATATCAGACTTTTACTAAACATTAAGGATACTAACATCACATTTAACGAAGAAAATTGGATTCAAGAGCGTAATATTAAAGGAATAAATGTAAAAGTTTTTACTGGCACGTTAACCTACAAGCCCAAGGCTTGCCCTAAATGTGGTTGTGTAAATGACCATTCTATCGTTAAAGATGGGTTTATGACGTCCAGGATCACGTGGTTACGCCAATCCAATACACCAACCTATCTAGAGCTTAAGAAGCAACGCTTCTGGTGTCATGAATGCGATGAGCGCTTCATTGCTCATACCAGTGAGGTTGCACGTAATTGTCATATCGCTAAACAAGTGAAGCAATCTGTTTTAGTTGAGGCTGCAGATACGATTTCAAACAAGGATCTCGCTCGTAGGCACTGTATCTCAGATAATACTAGTAGACGAATTATTAATCGCTTTATGGATGACTATTTTCGTCGCAATCGCACAAAACTAGCGAAACACATGTGCTTCGATGAGATCAAATCTACAAAACAAGCTGACAATCAAATGAGTTTTATTTTTAGTAATGAGGAGACTCATGAAGTTCTTGGTATACTGCCCACTCGACAACTATACAAATTAAGAGAATACTTCCGCCAATTTAGTTTAAAAGAGCGCTCTGCTGTTGAAACCATTGTTGTTGATATGAATGCGCCTTATATGACTTTGGTTAGAGAAATGTTTCCAAACGCCAAAGTAATTATTGATCGTTTTCATATCATTCAATTGATTTCACGTTCTTTAAACAAAACGAGAGTTCAAGTAATGAATACTTTCAATATAAATAGAAATAATGGTGAAGATAAAAAAGAGTATCGCAAGCTGAAAAGTTTTTGGAAGCTTATCCTAAAGGATTTCAACGAAGTTGATTTTATAAATTATAGAAAACAACGTTTATTTAAAGGGAAAATGGTTTGTGATATGGATATTCTTGATCATCTACTTTCTTTAGATGAGGATTTAACGGAAAATTACTGGGTATATCAAGCTTTACTAGAGGCTTCTAAAGAAAATAATATCGAAATGTTTCATGAGACTATTACTGCAGAACGTCACCAAAATATCAGTAAATATATGCAAACCTCACTGAACACATTATTGAAGAATATAGCGTTTATCGCAAACACCTTCCATTACAAGACTAGATCAAACGCTAGTCTAGAAGGAAAAAATAATCGTATCAAAGTCATAAAACGTGTATCCTATGGATATCGAAATTTTTTCAATTTCAGAAATAGGGTGATGATTAGTTTCATTTTAAAACCGGGCAAGCCCGCTTCCCTTAATTAA